A part of Sporichthyaceae bacterium genomic DNA contains:
- the trpC gene encoding indole-3-glycerol phosphate synthase TrpC, with product MSVLDEILSGVRADLAERQAAVPLDVLKERAQRAPAPRDTVSRLRGPGVSVIAEVKRSSPSAGSLATISDPAALAGAYESGGAGVISVLTEKRRFGGTLEDLSAVRAAVDIPVLRKDFLVTSYQLWEARAYGADVVLLIVAALEQNALISLIERAESMGMTPLVEVHDEEEARRAMDAGARVIGVNARNLKTLEVDRATFGRVAPLLPSSCVRVAESGVRGPHDVIEYGRQGADAVLVGETLVTGKDPRTAVADMVAAGAHPALQRDPRCG from the coding sequence TCAAGCGGCCGTCCCGTTGGATGTGCTGAAGGAACGGGCGCAGCGCGCGCCCGCCCCCCGCGACACGGTGTCCCGACTGCGCGGACCCGGCGTCAGTGTGATCGCCGAGGTCAAACGGTCCAGTCCGTCGGCCGGCTCATTGGCCACGATCTCCGACCCCGCCGCGTTGGCGGGGGCGTACGAGTCCGGTGGCGCCGGGGTGATCAGTGTGCTCACCGAGAAGCGACGCTTCGGTGGCACGCTGGAGGACCTGAGCGCGGTGCGCGCGGCGGTGGACATCCCGGTGCTGCGCAAGGACTTTTTGGTCACCAGCTACCAGTTGTGGGAGGCCCGCGCGTACGGCGCCGACGTGGTGCTGCTGATCGTTGCCGCGCTGGAGCAGAACGCGTTGATCTCGCTGATCGAGCGGGCCGAGTCCATGGGTATGACCCCGCTGGTCGAGGTGCACGACGAGGAAGAGGCCCGGCGCGCGATGGACGCGGGGGCCCGGGTTATTGGGGTCAACGCGCGCAACCTGAAGACGCTGGAGGTGGACCGCGCCACGTTCGGCCGGGTCGCCCCGCTGTTGCCGTCATCCTGTGTGCGCGTCGCCGAGTCCGGGGTGCGCGGCCCGCACGACGTGATCGAGTACGGCCGGCAGGGTGCGGACGCGGTGTTGGTCGGGGAGACGTTGGTCACCGGCAAGGATCCACGCACCGCGGTCGCCGACATGGTCGCGGCGGGTGCCCATCCGGCTCTGCAGCGAGACCCGCGCTGTGGCTGA